A part of Blastopirellula marina genomic DNA contains:
- a CDS encoding UbiA-like polyprenyltransferase produces the protein MPERIRHILEMIRFSHTVFAMPFAVLATIMAWCLPTPSGESVTLTWQTCLGIVLCMVFARSAAMAFNRLVDRKIDAENPRTASRHIPAGLLSVQSVVLFTLACSLGFVASTLLFWPNWLPLALSIPVLAFLCGYSYTKRFTSLAHYWLGISLMLAPICAWVAIRGQVVLQHPTDILPAVMLGLGVLFWVAGFDIIYACQDAEFDRDAKLRSVPAKYGVPGALRIAAVSHLLAVLSFAILPFTAPLLGVIYWLGLAAVAGLLFYEHALVRPSDLSKVNLAFFHVNTIIGLGVLIFTSIDLLWN, from the coding sequence ATGCCTGAGCGAATTCGCCACATTCTCGAGATGATCCGTTTCAGCCACACGGTCTTCGCGATGCCGTTTGCCGTGCTGGCCACGATCATGGCGTGGTGCCTGCCGACTCCGAGCGGCGAGAGTGTCACACTCACCTGGCAAACCTGCCTCGGGATTGTGTTGTGCATGGTCTTCGCTCGCAGCGCTGCCATGGCGTTCAACCGCCTGGTAGACCGGAAAATTGATGCCGAGAATCCACGCACCGCCTCACGGCATATACCTGCGGGGCTCCTGTCGGTTCAAAGCGTTGTCCTATTTACCTTGGCCTGCAGTCTCGGCTTCGTCGCTTCGACACTCCTATTTTGGCCCAATTGGTTGCCGCTAGCGCTTTCAATTCCGGTATTGGCGTTTTTGTGCGGCTACAGCTATACGAAACGTTTCACTTCGCTGGCCCACTATTGGCTCGGAATTTCGCTGATGCTCGCCCCCATTTGTGCTTGGGTGGCGATTCGTGGTCAGGTCGTTTTGCAGCATCCGACCGACATTTTGCCTGCAGTAATGCTGGGACTGGGTGTCCTTTTTTGGGTCGCTGGATTTGACATTATTTATGCCTGCCAAGATGCCGAATTCGATCGCGATGCGAAACTTCGCAGCGTGCCGGCGAAATACGGTGTTCCAGGAGCCCTAAGAATTGCCGCCGTTAGCCACCTTCTGGCTGTGCTGTCATTTGCGATCCTCCCCTTCACTGCCCCACTTTTGGGCGTGATTTATTGGCTGGGACTCGCGGCGGTTGCTGGCTTACTGTTCTACGAACATGCTCTCGTTCGCCCGTCAGACCTCTCGAAGGTGAACTTGGCATTTTTTCATGTGAACACGATCATTGGCCTCGGAGTGCTGATTTTCACCAGCATCGACCTGCTTTGGAATTGA